In the Bos taurus isolate L1 Dominette 01449 registration number 42190680 breed Hereford chromosome 21, ARS-UCD2.0, whole genome shotgun sequence genome, one interval contains:
- the LOC132342106 gene encoding myeloid-associated differentiation marker has product MSSSSGWSLFLCSSTCLTLSLRVGQLLSTLLPILLTSQDTLKVGVINWCLFIWCICLSLTLLGFILELCSLFGLPLCNIQSLLRLSDKFQYHLRLSWDGVLHAFCSYFAVVCLSAAVIFGPTYIQVFPPGPARNRAITATAFSCVAALLYAIEVAWVCRRPGGMYCFWPTFPGVLRRLENYVANIIFAFVCNTDLYLHQPALEWCVAVYAICFILGVVNFLMNGCDCDNDKKLPLRFPWLLRVQTVLSVLLYVTALILWPLYQFHEKWGGQPQRSSDMSCGDHLNVFVCIWDQRLAVAILTGINLLVYVADTVYLVQEAFVGGSEGRESA; this is encoded by the coding sequence ATGAGCTCGTCCTCAGGCTGGAGCCTCTTCCTCTGCTCATCCACATGCCTGACCCTCTCCCTCCGCGTGGGGCAGCTGCTCTCCACCCTCCTGCCCATCTTGCTGACCAGTCAGGACACTCTGAAGGTGGGTGTAATCAACTGGTGCCTGTTCATCTGGTGCATCTGCTTAAGCCTCACCTTACTCGGCTTCATACTGGAGTTGTGCAGTCTCTTCGGACTGCCATTATGTAACATCCAGTCCCTCCTCCGCTTGTCTGATAAGTTCCAGTACCACCTCCGCTTGTCTTGGGATGGCGTTCTTCACGCCTTTTGCTCTTACTTCGCCGTCGTCTGCCTCTCAGCTGCAGTCATCTTCGGCCCTACCTACATCCAGGTCTTTCCTCCAGGCCCCGCCCGGAATCGCGCCATCACCGCCACCGCCTTCTCCTGCGTGGCTGCTCTGCTTTATGCCATCGAAGTGGCCTGGGTCTGTCGACGACCCGGTGGAATGTACTGCTTTTGGCCAACCTTCCCAGGTGTGCTCAGGAGGCTGGAGAACTATGTGGCCAACATCATCTTCGCCTTCGTCTGCAACACTGACCTGTACCTGCACCAGCCAGCCCTGGAGTGGTGTGTGGCCGTGTACGCCATCTGCTTCATCCTGGGGGTCGTGAACTTCCTTATGAATGGGTGTGACTGTGACAATGACAAAAAGCTTCCCCTCCGCTTCCCCTGGTTGCTGCGGGTGCAGACTGTGCTCTCTGTCCTCCTCTACGTCACGGCACTGATTCTCTGGCCCCTCTACCAGTTCCACGAGAAGTGGGGGGGGCAGCCCCAGCGGTCCAGCGATATGAGCTGCGGTGATCATCTCAACGTCTTTGTCTGCATCTGGGACCAACGACTGGCTGTAGCCATCCTGACAGGCATCAACCTGCTGGTTTATGTGGCTGACACGGTGTATTTAGTCCAAGAAGCTTTTgtaggtggctcagagggtagagaatctgcctga